Proteins from one Bifidobacterium sp. ESL0732 genomic window:
- a CDS encoding NAD(P)-dependent oxidoreductase yields the protein MTEKILVTGIVPREGLDKLFDRFDVTYSADKPFTRDFVLEHGHEYDGMILMAQKGDRELIDACSNLKVISVNGVGYDHVDVNYAKQKGIVVSNSPREVRIPTAEFTMTLMLAAVKRLHFYDGIVRRGDWIDPSERKYQGRTLNGLTLGVFGMGRIGKSVAKLAQAFGMKVIYNNDRPFGEEFDRENNCEYVDFDELLRRSDVVTIHAPELPSTHGVFNAEAFAKMKNDAYLINAARGPIVQEKALVDALESGQIAGAGLDVFEFEPKVSEKLRSLPNVVLSPHAGTGTIEARIGLAAEATDNLISFFDGKPINVVNK from the coding sequence ATGACCGAGAAAATTTTAGTGACGGGGATTGTGCCTCGCGAAGGGCTTGACAAGCTGTTTGATCGTTTCGACGTGACGTATTCCGCCGACAAGCCGTTTACCCGCGACTTCGTTCTGGAGCACGGCCACGAATACGACGGCATGATTCTTATGGCCCAGAAGGGCGACCGTGAGCTGATCGACGCTTGCAGCAACCTGAAAGTCATCTCGGTCAACGGCGTCGGCTACGACCACGTCGATGTCAACTACGCCAAGCAAAAAGGCATCGTGGTTTCCAACAGCCCGCGCGAGGTACGCATCCCGACGGCCGAGTTTACCATGACGCTGATGCTCGCTGCGGTAAAGCGCCTGCATTTCTATGACGGAATCGTCCGTCGTGGCGATTGGATTGATCCTTCCGAGCGGAAGTATCAGGGCCGTACTTTGAACGGCCTGACTTTGGGCGTCTTCGGCATGGGCCGCATCGGCAAGAGCGTTGCCAAGCTTGCCCAGGCTTTCGGCATGAAGGTCATCTACAACAACGACCGCCCGTTCGGAGAAGAGTTTGACCGCGAGAACAACTGTGAATATGTCGATTTCGATGAACTCTTGAGGCGCTCCGACGTGGTGACCATCCACGCTCCCGAGCTGCCAAGTACTCATGGTGTCTTCAACGCCGAGGCCTTCGCCAAGATGAAGAATGACGCTTACCTGATCAACGCTGCACGCGGCCCGATCGTGCAGGAGAAGGCGCTGGTCGACGCGCTGGAATCCGGCCAGATCGCCGGTGCTGGACTCGATGTCTTCGAGTTCGAGCCGAAGGTTTCCGAGAAACTGCGCTCGCTGCCCAACGTCGTGCTTTCACCTCACGCGGGCACCGGCACCATCGAGGCGCGCATCGGTCTGGCTGCCGAAGCCACCGACAACCTGATCAGCTTCTTCGACGGCAAGCCGATCAACGTCGTCAACAAGTAA
- a CDS encoding LacI family DNA-binding transcriptional regulator: MHYTIKDIARQAGVSKSTVSRYIRGERDKISPSTQRIVSKVIQELDYRPNQVAVGLARGQMPTVGVIVSDISNPFSSVFMKGIFDACEERGQSTAFAISDGSIKRERDIIKNFRSSSVDRLIIQTCGDNEKFLSKLDPRKTVFIDRPLKKEMFSTVTSDNYDSTLHAIHYLQDQGCTPIAFITLDIKSVTTRSIRCDAYLDAVEGQQEPIVVSFDAMDEAETRLTQLFSSSNRPKGIFTSNGEALKIFLKFARKHDIAIGRDIGVISFEDWDWMEFLNPAITAVRQDSYTMGYVSAKTLLEGGTPIGGKPETRIIQSKLVVRDSTDLR; encoded by the coding sequence ATGCATTACACTATCAAAGATATTGCACGGCAAGCCGGAGTCTCAAAGTCGACTGTCTCTCGCTATATCAGAGGTGAACGGGATAAGATTTCACCATCCACGCAGCGGATTGTATCCAAGGTAATCCAAGAGCTCGATTACCGTCCGAACCAGGTGGCCGTGGGTTTGGCGCGTGGTCAGATGCCGACGGTCGGTGTCATCGTCTCCGACATCAGCAATCCTTTTTCGTCTGTGTTCATGAAAGGCATTTTTGACGCTTGCGAAGAACGCGGTCAGTCCACGGCGTTTGCGATTTCAGACGGCAGCATCAAGCGTGAACGTGACATCATCAAGAATTTCAGGTCATCCAGCGTCGACAGGCTAATCATCCAGACCTGCGGCGACAATGAAAAATTCCTTTCCAAGTTGGATCCGCGCAAAACCGTTTTCATTGACAGGCCGCTCAAAAAAGAAATGTTTTCCACCGTCACTTCCGACAATTACGACAGCACCTTGCACGCTATCCATTATTTACAGGATCAGGGATGCACGCCTATTGCTTTTATTACGCTCGACATCAAATCGGTGACCACTCGTTCCATCCGTTGCGACGCTTATCTCGATGCCGTCGAAGGCCAGCAGGAGCCGATTGTTGTTTCCTTTGACGCGATGGATGAGGCGGAAACAAGACTGACGCAACTTTTCTCTTCCTCCAACCGGCCAAAGGGAATTTTCACCTCCAACGGCGAGGCGCTGAAGATTTTCCTGAAATTCGCAAGGAAGCACGACATAGCCATCGGTCGTGATATCGGTGTGATTTCCTTCGAGGATTGGGATTGGATGGAGTTTCTGAATCCAGCAATCACCGCGGTACGGCAGGACTCGTACACGATGGGCTATGTCTCCGCCAAAACATTGCTGGAAGGCGGAACGCCGATTGGCGGCAAGCCCGAAACCAGGATCATCCAATCGAAGCTGGTGGTCAGGGATTCGACAGATCTTCGGTAG
- a CDS encoding L-ribulose-5-phosphate 3-epimerase → MNSLGIYEKALPAVESWHKTLQLVHDLGFNFIEFSVDESDERLARLDWTRKQREDLRDAAWDTGVRIHTLMLSGHRRFPMGSADPKVREHSLEMLYKAIDLAYDLGIRNIQMAGYDVYYEPKTLESREWFVENLKKGVEYAATRQVMLDIETMDDPFLNSLQKIIYLKTQIHSPWLQAYPDLGNLSGWPENDVGKELEMGIDNIVSVHLKDSKPVSATSKGQFRDVPFGDGSVDFEGCLRTLHRLGYTGAMTIEMWTNKAPDPIAEVKKAKSFFDDIFRKVGIEQEPVD, encoded by the coding sequence ATGAATTCACTGGGCATATACGAGAAGGCCTTGCCTGCCGTCGAGTCCTGGCATAAGACCCTGCAGCTGGTGCATGACCTCGGTTTTAATTTCATCGAGTTTTCGGTCGACGAAAGCGACGAACGCCTGGCCCGCCTGGACTGGACGCGCAAGCAGCGTGAGGATCTGCGAGACGCCGCGTGGGACACCGGTGTGCGTATCCATACGCTGATGCTCAGTGGGCACCGCCGTTTCCCGATGGGTTCTGCGGATCCCAAGGTGCGCGAACACAGCCTTGAGATGCTTTACAAGGCTATAGATTTGGCCTATGACCTCGGTATTCGCAACATTCAGATGGCCGGATACGACGTGTATTACGAACCTAAGACATTGGAGTCACGTGAGTGGTTCGTTGAGAACCTGAAGAAAGGCGTCGAATACGCGGCGACCCGTCAGGTCATGCTCGACATCGAGACCATGGACGACCCCTTCCTCAACTCGCTGCAGAAGATCATCTATCTCAAGACCCAGATTCACAGCCCGTGGCTGCAGGCCTATCCTGATCTAGGCAACCTTTCCGGCTGGCCCGAAAACGATGTTGGCAAGGAGCTCGAAATGGGCATCGATAACATTGTCTCCGTGCATCTGAAGGACAGCAAGCCCGTAAGTGCGACAAGCAAGGGCCAGTTCCGTGACGTGCCGTTTGGTGATGGCTCGGTCGATTTCGAGGGATGCCTGCGCACCCTGCATCGATTGGGATATACCGGTGCGATGACCATTGAAATGTGGACCAACAAGGCCCCAGACCCCATAGCAGAGGTCAAAAAGGCCAAAAGCTTCTTTGATGATATCTTCCGCAAGGTCGGTATCGAGCAGGAGCCAGTCGACTGA
- a CDS encoding FGGY-family carbohydrate kinase, producing the protein MAGRYFLILDNGGTNTRALIFDEEGTQVGVSVFDTPWIQDMPEMREIDLKGMRDSLFAAIRQVLERTEVSPKDIACITCVGHGKGLYLLDNNGKIFCNGILSTDERANDLARSFETRVKEIYPISHQHVMASQAPVLLRWIKDHEPERYANIGSILSAKDFVRYLLTGGIHQEIGDASGNNLINLKTRDYDDRLLTFFGISEAVQWRPDLVESADIVDTIDVQAANETGLIEGTPVTGGLFDIDAGTLGSGALDHNHYSVIAGTWSINTYLSHTPTERMPGIMNSLFLKDRVLVEASSPTSSGNLSRILRLLSPTGKDTDEDYERLEANLRQEDADFTQVLYTPFLYGSNSDPDATASFVGLESTTTRMQLVRAVYEGVVFAHRQHIDQLLYSDTTRPQSLRVCGGAANSPSWMQMFADIIGLPVQTVKGHEITGLGGAVLSAYATGDYSNLQQAANRMIHVDSCFEPDAVQHRKYDEKYQRYQILLDALNGVWSKLHATQKEGTR; encoded by the coding sequence ATGGCCGGACGTTATTTTCTTATTCTCGACAATGGCGGAACCAACACCCGTGCGTTGATTTTCGACGAAGAAGGAACCCAGGTAGGAGTTTCAGTTTTCGATACCCCTTGGATTCAAGACATGCCTGAAATGCGTGAGATCGACCTCAAGGGCATGCGTGATTCGTTGTTCGCTGCAATCCGACAGGTTCTTGAGCGGACCGAGGTCTCGCCGAAGGACATAGCCTGCATCACTTGTGTGGGGCATGGCAAGGGACTGTATCTTCTTGACAACAACGGTAAGATCTTCTGCAATGGCATCTTGTCGACCGACGAGCGGGCCAATGATTTGGCACGAAGCTTCGAGACTCGAGTGAAGGAAATCTATCCGATCAGCCACCAGCACGTGATGGCCAGCCAAGCACCGGTGCTGCTGCGCTGGATCAAAGATCACGAGCCGGAGCGCTATGCCAACATCGGCAGCATCCTTTCGGCAAAGGATTTTGTGCGTTACCTGCTGACCGGCGGCATTCATCAGGAGATCGGCGACGCTTCAGGCAACAATCTCATCAATCTCAAAACCCGCGACTACGACGATAGGTTGCTGACCTTCTTCGGTATCTCCGAGGCGGTGCAATGGCGGCCTGACTTGGTGGAATCCGCAGATATCGTGGATACGATAGATGTTCAAGCTGCCAATGAGACCGGTCTCATTGAGGGGACTCCGGTTACCGGAGGGCTCTTCGACATCGATGCCGGAACGTTGGGCTCAGGAGCGCTGGATCACAATCACTATTCCGTGATCGCCGGCACATGGAGCATCAACACCTATCTTTCGCATACCCCGACCGAACGGATGCCCGGCATCATGAACTCCCTGTTCCTCAAGGACAGGGTGCTGGTCGAGGCCTCGAGCCCCACCTCGTCAGGTAATCTGAGCCGGATTCTGCGGTTGCTTTCGCCTACCGGCAAGGATACCGACGAGGATTACGAACGTTTGGAGGCAAATCTCAGGCAAGAGGACGCCGATTTTACCCAGGTGCTTTACACCCCCTTCCTCTACGGCAGCAACAGCGACCCGGATGCCACGGCTTCTTTTGTGGGGTTGGAAAGTACGACCACACGTATGCAACTGGTTCGGGCCGTCTATGAAGGCGTCGTCTTCGCACATCGTCAGCATATCGATCAGCTGCTGTATTCCGACACCACGCGTCCGCAATCCCTGCGCGTCTGCGGGGGAGCGGCCAATTCCCCCTCGTGGATGCAGATGTTCGCCGACATCATCGGGCTGCCGGTTCAAACCGTCAAAGGCCATGAAATCACCGGACTTGGTGGCGCAGTGCTTTCGGCCTATGCCACAGGAGACTATTCCAATCTGCAGCAGGCTGCGAATCGCATGATTCATGTCGATTCATGCTTCGAACCCGATGCGGTACAGCATCGCAAATATGACGAGAAGTACCAGCGATATCAGATTTTGCTGGATGCCTTGAATGGCGTCTGGTCCAAATTACACGCAACCCAAAAGGAAGGAACACGATGA
- a CDS encoding amidohydrolase family protein produces MKKIDGHLHLVRSVSGYNGKGRMTPLGDGKAIWDNGMPLKLIPDGWGDDDFLAESALKVMDENGINKAVLLQGSLYAFQNYYTYQTVKKYPDRFIGAFSFDPFSDEAMTSVKRHIDDLGFRAVKLEISQGGGLMGYHHAFRLDNDPQLGLFFHYISDYPGFVVTVDYGDYTQLSHQPEAIANLAQRYPQLDFVVCHLSFPSADHLNRLECELRQWEPYPNISVELSAIQDIEGETEFPFPRCQKDTALAKKVLGAKRIFWGTDSPWSSTFNSYHNLATWLEATDIFTESELEDVFYNNPERIYFKPQNVKAVAEAVDPVTGE; encoded by the coding sequence ATGAAAAAAATTGACGGACATCTGCATTTGGTGCGTTCGGTCTCCGGTTACAACGGCAAGGGCCGCATGACCCCGCTGGGCGACGGCAAGGCCATCTGGGACAACGGCATGCCCCTGAAGCTCATTCCCGACGGCTGGGGCGACGACGACTTCCTCGCCGAATCGGCGCTGAAGGTCATGGACGAAAACGGCATCAACAAGGCCGTGCTCCTGCAGGGCAGCCTCTACGCCTTCCAGAACTACTACACCTATCAGACGGTCAAGAAGTATCCGGATCGTTTCATCGGCGCCTTCTCGTTCGACCCGTTCAGTGACGAGGCGATGACCTCGGTCAAGCGCCATATCGACGACCTCGGCTTCCGTGCGGTCAAGCTTGAGATCAGTCAAGGAGGTGGCCTGATGGGCTACCATCACGCGTTCCGTCTCGACAATGACCCACAGCTCGGTCTCTTCTTCCACTACATCTCGGATTACCCCGGCTTCGTGGTGACTGTGGACTATGGTGACTACACACAGCTGAGCCACCAGCCCGAAGCCATCGCCAATCTTGCGCAGCGTTACCCGCAGCTTGACTTTGTCGTCTGCCACCTGTCCTTCCCGAGCGCCGACCATCTCAATCGTCTGGAATGCGAGTTGCGTCAGTGGGAGCCGTATCCGAACATTTCTGTCGAGCTTTCCGCGATTCAGGATATCGAGGGCGAGACCGAGTTCCCGTTCCCGCGCTGCCAGAAGGATACCGCTCTGGCCAAGAAGGTGCTTGGCGCTAAGCGCATCTTCTGGGGCACTGATTCGCCGTGGTCCTCCACCTTCAACTCGTACCACAACTTGGCCACTTGGCTCGAGGCTACAGATATCTTCACCGAGTCCGAGCTTGAGGATGTGTTCTACAACAACCCCGAGCGCATCTACTTCAAGCCGCAGAACGTTAAGGCTGTGGCCGAAGCAGTCGACCCGGTCACCGGAGAGTGA
- the gmk gene encoding guanylate kinase, producing MTQIHKGRLIVLTGPTAVGKGTVEANLLSKHPEVWVSVSATTRDPRPGEVNGKNYWFMNEDEFVAKEKQNWFLETAVVHGMAHYGTPLQPVLDHLAKNIPTILEIDLQGARRVKQRAAELNLEIVSVFIAPPSYDELVKRLIGRGTENEEQRKKRLETAKVELAAEPEFDVKIVNDTVDRAADELWDVIAKEYGIKGN from the coding sequence ATGACGCAGATACATAAAGGTCGGCTGATCGTCTTGACCGGACCTACCGCTGTCGGTAAGGGAACTGTTGAAGCGAATCTGCTGAGCAAACATCCCGAGGTCTGGGTTTCCGTTTCCGCCACCACGCGCGATCCTCGGCCGGGAGAAGTCAACGGAAAAAACTACTGGTTCATGAACGAGGACGAATTTGTCGCCAAAGAGAAGCAGAACTGGTTCCTTGAGACCGCCGTCGTGCATGGCATGGCCCATTACGGCACACCTCTGCAGCCGGTGCTCGACCATTTGGCCAAGAACATTCCCACGATTCTTGAAATCGATCTGCAGGGTGCCCGCCGCGTCAAGCAGCGTGCCGCCGAGCTCAACCTTGAAATCGTCTCGGTCTTCATTGCCCCGCCGAGCTACGACGAGCTGGTGAAACGTCTGATCGGCCGTGGCACGGAGAATGAGGAACAGCGCAAGAAACGTTTGGAGACCGCGAAGGTCGAGCTGGCCGCCGAACCGGAATTCGACGTCAAGATCGTCAACGACACCGTCGATCGCGCCGCCGACGAGCTCTGGGACGTCATCGCCAAGGAATACGGCATCAAAGGAAATTAA
- a CDS encoding PTS transporter subunit IIC: MLQTVNQVFQTFGASVVVPIMIFIVALCLRVKPKTAMMSAFYAGVGLTGFTWIIQAFTPVVTKVIKQMVDNTGIKLPVVDIGWQAGSLASFGSPVGLTFFVFGLIVELLLFALGVTKIFMASNLWNNFGFMIWGTLCYYVTHNFALSLGLSFFMLFYALLLAEVQADRWSDYYGVKNASVASLHNIEQVVPAILLDPLWNLLGFNKVKMTPQYFKKKLGVFGEPTTLGIILGLIIGLIANITNLASLKAWGQILSFAIELSAVMTIFPLVTNVFSKAFTPLAEEIDQNHKKKAGVEDDEPIDEIDDKKRWFLGVDDGVGYGEPATIISGVILIPIMVLIAFLLPGNKTLPIVDLISLPFMVESIVAITRGNILKVIANGIVWFSLGLYASSWLGDIYTGAVSQYGAAIPAGVVLITSFNLMARPLNALIFAAFISKNPFIIGGCVVVYLILLFLLRKYRSQIWRYLRKMSDKNAGYAGSDEKITY; this comes from the coding sequence ATGCTCCAAACCGTAAATCAAGTCTTCCAGACCTTCGGGGCCAGCGTTGTCGTCCCGATTATGATCTTCATCGTCGCGCTGTGTCTGCGGGTCAAACCCAAAACAGCCATGATGAGCGCGTTCTACGCAGGTGTCGGCCTCACAGGCTTCACCTGGATCATTCAGGCATTTACACCTGTGGTGACCAAGGTCATCAAGCAGATGGTCGACAACACCGGCATCAAGCTGCCCGTGGTCGATATCGGCTGGCAGGCCGGTTCGTTGGCCTCCTTCGGTTCGCCCGTCGGCCTGACGTTCTTCGTGTTCGGCCTGATTGTCGAGCTGTTGCTTTTCGCACTTGGTGTCACCAAGATCTTCATGGCCTCCAATCTGTGGAACAACTTCGGCTTCATGATCTGGGGCACACTGTGCTACTACGTCACCCATAACTTCGCTCTTTCGCTGGGTCTCTCCTTCTTCATGCTCTTCTACGCCCTGCTGCTGGCCGAAGTTCAGGCCGACCGCTGGTCCGATTACTACGGTGTGAAGAACGCCTCGGTCGCCTCATTGCACAACATCGAGCAGGTCGTTCCGGCCATCCTTCTCGACCCGCTGTGGAACCTTCTCGGGTTCAACAAGGTCAAGATGACCCCGCAGTACTTCAAGAAGAAGCTGGGCGTCTTCGGCGAGCCGACCACGTTGGGCATCATCCTGGGTCTCATCATCGGCCTCATCGCCAACATCACCAATCTGGCAAGCCTTAAGGCCTGGGGGCAGATCCTGTCCTTCGCCATCGAGCTCTCTGCCGTGATGACCATCTTCCCGTTGGTCACCAACGTCTTCTCCAAGGCCTTCACTCCGTTGGCCGAAGAGATTGACCAGAATCACAAGAAGAAGGCTGGCGTTGAAGACGACGAGCCCATCGACGAGATCGATGACAAGAAGCGTTGGTTCCTCGGCGTGGACGACGGTGTCGGCTACGGCGAACCCGCGACCATTATCTCCGGCGTCATCCTCATCCCGATCATGGTGCTCATCGCCTTCTTGCTTCCCGGCAACAAGACCCTGCCCATCGTCGACCTCATCTCCCTGCCGTTCATGGTCGAGTCCATCGTGGCCATCACCCGCGGCAACATTCTGAAGGTTATCGCCAACGGCATCGTCTGGTTCAGCCTCGGCCTTTACGCCTCCAGCTGGCTCGGCGACATCTACACCGGTGCGGTCTCGCAGTATGGTGCGGCCATCCCGGCCGGCGTGGTACTGATCACCAGCTTCAACCTCATGGCACGCCCGTTGAACGCGCTTATCTTCGCGGCATTCATCTCGAAGAACCCGTTCATTATTGGCGGCTGCGTGGTTGTGTATCTGATTCTGCTGTTCCTGCTTCGCAAGTATCGTTCTCAGATTTGGCGTTACCTGCGCAAGATGTCCGACAAGAACGCCGGATACGCGGGCAGCGATGAAAAGATAACGTACTGA
- a CDS encoding YhcH/YjgK/YiaL family protein gives MENGNAMDYRTDPKVRERIDKAIAYLNTHAAQLSGKADETYSLDGTDDIVVHLQSYDSMDYQSISYESHHDHIDLHYLLSGREYVRWWDTGSVEPNTEYNAENDIVFYPHPQHHNRVLLTPGHYVLVYPEDMHAPRGRVGDNAEPVHKVVVKISVR, from the coding sequence ATGGAAAACGGAAATGCGATGGATTATCGCACCGATCCCAAGGTCCGCGAGCGTATTGACAAGGCGATAGCCTACCTCAACACCCATGCTGCACAGCTTTCTGGCAAAGCCGACGAAACGTATTCTTTGGACGGCACCGACGATATTGTCGTGCATCTGCAGAGCTACGATTCCATGGATTACCAGTCGATCAGCTACGAGAGCCACCACGACCACATCGATCTGCACTATCTGCTTTCAGGCCGGGAATATGTGCGTTGGTGGGATACCGGCAGCGTTGAGCCCAACACCGAGTACAACGCGGAAAACGACATCGTTTTCTATCCGCACCCGCAACATCACAATCGAGTGCTGTTGACCCCCGGCCACTATGTTCTCGTTTATCCTGAAGACATGCATGCCCCGCGTGGCAGGGTGGGGGACAACGCCGAACCAGTGCACAAGGTCGTTGTCAAGATTTCGGTGCGCTAA
- the ilvD gene encoding dihydroxy-acid dehydratase has translation MMQMRSHNIMTGRMFAGARALYRAAGVAGDDLGKKPIVAIANSFSEFVPGHVHLNKVGRLVSKAVEEAGGIPREFNTIAVDDGIAMGHTGMLYSLPSRDLIADAVEYSVNAHCADALICISNCDKITPGMLMAALRLNIPTIFVSGGPMEAGSTTLSNGETDTTDLIDVMYASADDNVSDEDLLAYEKTVCPTCGSCAGMFTANSMNCLTEALGLALPGNGTTLASHGYRKQLFVDAGKKIVDLAHRYYDEDDESVLPRNIATKKAFENAMTMDVAMGGSTNTVLHILAAAQSADVDFTLDDIERISHTVPCICKASPSGDWEISDVHRAGGICGILGELDRADKLHRDVHSVDYPTLEAKLDDWDIMRPTCLAKAKELYRAAPGHIKSPEPFTHETLSDTLDTDRVNGAIHDINHPAVKEGGLAILRGNLAPDGCVVKTAGVPENIWKFRGPAHIVESQEQAVEVILGDKLKKGEALVIRYEGPKGGPGMQEMLYPTSFVKGKGIGKDVALITDGRYSGGSSGLAIGHVAPEAANKGPIALIKDGDMIDIDIPNRTIDVELTDEQFEERRKELEAGDGYVAHRDRKVSLALKAYAAFARSADKGATRDPELINQLSGLK, from the coding sequence ATCATGCAAATGCGCTCACATAATATCATGACCGGCCGCATGTTCGCCGGTGCCCGAGCACTCTATCGCGCCGCAGGCGTGGCCGGAGACGACTTGGGCAAGAAACCCATCGTCGCCATCGCCAACTCGTTCTCCGAGTTCGTGCCTGGCCATGTCCACCTCAACAAGGTCGGACGTCTCGTGTCAAAGGCCGTTGAAGAGGCCGGCGGCATCCCCCGCGAGTTCAACACCATCGCTGTCGACGACGGCATCGCCATGGGCCACACCGGTATGCTCTACTCACTGCCGAGCCGTGACCTGATCGCCGACGCCGTAGAATACTCCGTCAACGCCCACTGCGCCGACGCCCTGATCTGCATCTCCAACTGCGATAAAATCACTCCCGGCATGCTGATGGCTGCGCTACGCCTCAATATCCCTACGATTTTCGTTTCCGGTGGACCCATGGAGGCAGGGTCCACAACCCTGTCCAACGGCGAAACCGACACCACCGACCTCATCGATGTGATGTACGCCTCGGCCGATGACAACGTCTCCGACGAAGACCTACTCGCCTATGAAAAGACCGTCTGCCCCACCTGCGGTTCCTGCGCCGGCATGTTCACCGCCAACTCCATGAACTGCCTCACGGAAGCGCTCGGCCTGGCCTTGCCCGGCAACGGAACCACACTTGCCTCGCACGGCTATCGCAAGCAGCTTTTCGTCGATGCCGGCAAGAAGATCGTCGACCTCGCGCATCGCTATTATGACGAAGATGACGAGAGCGTTTTGCCACGCAATATCGCCACCAAAAAGGCTTTCGAGAACGCCATGACCATGGATGTAGCCATGGGCGGTTCCACCAACACCGTGCTGCACATCCTCGCCGCAGCCCAGAGTGCCGACGTCGACTTCACGCTTGACGACATCGAGCGCATCAGCCACACGGTGCCCTGCATCTGTAAGGCCAGCCCTTCCGGCGATTGGGAAATCTCCGACGTACACCGCGCCGGCGGCATCTGCGGCATCCTCGGAGAGCTCGACCGAGCAGACAAACTGCATCGCGATGTGCATTCCGTCGATTATCCGACGCTGGAAGCCAAGCTCGATGATTGGGACATCATGCGCCCGACCTGCCTTGCCAAGGCGAAGGAACTTTATCGTGCAGCTCCGGGACATATCAAGTCCCCCGAACCGTTCACGCATGAGACGCTCTCCGACACGCTCGACACCGATCGCGTCAACGGTGCCATCCATGACATCAACCATCCGGCGGTGAAGGAAGGCGGTCTCGCGATTCTGCGCGGCAACCTCGCCCCCGACGGCTGCGTGGTCAAGACCGCTGGCGTGCCCGAGAACATCTGGAAGTTCCGCGGACCGGCCCACATCGTCGAGTCCCAGGAACAGGCCGTCGAGGTCATCCTGGGCGACAAGCTCAAGAAGGGCGAGGCGCTGGTCATCCGCTACGAAGGCCCCAAGGGAGGCCCGGGCATGCAGGAAATGCTCTACCCCACCTCGTTCGTCAAAGGAAAAGGCATCGGCAAGGACGTCGCGCTGATCACCGACGGCCGCTATTCCGGCGGTTCGTCAGGCCTGGCCATCGGCCACGTCGCTCCCGAGGCGGCCAACAAGGGCCCGATCGCGCTGATCAAGGATGGCGACATGATCGACATCGACATCCCGAACCGCACCATCGACGTGGAACTCACCGACGAACAGTTCGAAGAGCGTCGCAAGGAGCTCGAAGCCGGAGACGGCTACGTGGCCCACCGCGACCGCAAGGTCTCGTTGGCCCTCAAGGCCTACGCTGCCTTCGCCCGCTCTGCAGATAAAGGCGCTACTAGAGACCCCGAGCTGATAAATCAGCTTTCCGGCCTCAAGTAG